The DNA segment CAAAATCTAAGATTCTTTTTATAGTTTTTTTATTATATGTATCTTCCATTGCCTTGTCCTCCTTTTTATAATTTATATTTATGGATTTTGTTTATTATGACTGAGATAAAAAAAAAGAGGGTTTAAACCCTCTTAATTATTAATAATTTTAATTCCTTTAATCATTACTATTTTGAATTTCATTTAACTCAATAACTGCTTTGCAGTTAGGACATTCGGCTTTGCCATCATCAATAAAATCTTCGTCGATGTACACGGTTTCATGGCAGTTTGGACAATCAATTTCTATAAAATCTTCATAATTAAAATCAAACTCATCATCATCATCGTCGTAATCAAAATCGTCCTCATAATCTTCATAGTCTTCGTAATCATCATTATAGAATTCCTCTTCTAATTCACCTAGATCTTCATCAATACTTTCGACATACTCTTGAGTATCTTCCACCGTTATTGTTAAATCATTAATAGCTTCAGCCATTTCATCTAAAACATTTACTATCTCAGACATTAGTTTTTTGATCTTATTGTCCTCAATTTCTAGACCTTCTACGAGACCTTTTACATAAGATACTTTTAATCTGACATCATACATTCTTAATTCCTCCCTAATATGTTTTATACTCTACTTAAATACTCTCCTGTTCTTGTATCCACTCTTATAATATCCCCTATATTTATAAATAATGGAACCTGAACTATCGCTCCAGTTTCAAGGGTTGCAGGCTTTGACCCACCGGTTGCTGTATCGCCCTTAAATCCTGGTTCAGTTTGCACCACTTCCAGTTCAACAAAAGTTGGCATTTCTATACCTATCGAAATACCTTCGTAAAACATTACCATAACTTCCATATTTTCCTTTAAGTAATTAATTGAATCTCCAATTTGTTCCTTAGTAAGGGGTATTTGTTCAAAAGTCTGCGTATCCATAAAATAGAATACATCGCCTTCCGAATACAAAAATTGCATGTTTTTTCTTTCTATTATAGCTCGATTAAGTTTTTCTCCTGCTCGAAAGGTTCTCTCAAATACTTGCCCAGTTTTCACATTTTTTATTTTAGTCCTTACAAAAGCAGCACCTTTTCCAGGTTTTACATGCTGAAAATCAACTACCATATAAACATCGCCATCAATTTCTACAGTTACACCAGTCCTCAAATCATTAGTTGATATCAAAAAAAGCACCTCCAACTATAAACTATAAACATATTAATTGTTTTTCACTTTTTGTCAAGTTTTCAAATCCATTTTCAGTTATGACAAGCATGTCTTCTATTCTCACTCCGCCAAAGTTCTCTATGTAAATTCCGGGTTCGATGGTTACTATCATTCCAGGTAAAAGTTTATTTTCGCCTTTTGGCGACAATTTTGGCACTTCATGAATCTCTAAACCTACACCATGTCCTAAACCATGACCAAAGTAATCGCCAAAGCCCTCCTCTTGAATAAATTTTCGAGCTACTCCATCTATATCTTTGCCAGTTAAACCAGGTTTGACATGCTCAATAGCCTTGACTTGAGCACCAAGAACCGTATTATAAATAGAAAGCTGCTTTTCTGAAGGCTTACCGATAATTACAGTTCTGGTCATATCGGAACAATATCCGGAAAAACGGGCTCCAAAATCTATAGTCACCAAATCTCCTGCCTGCAACACACGTTTTGACGGAATTCCGTGTGGCAATGAAGTCCTTGACCCTGAAACCAATATTGTATGAAAAGCTGTGCCTTGGGAGCCGCTTTTCTTCATAAAATATTCCAACTCAGCAGCTAACTCCAACTCACTTACACCTGGTTTTATAAAATCCAAAATATATTCAAAAGCTTTGTCGGTTATTTTCTGAGCCGATTTTATAAGACTAATTTCATGCATATCTTTTATAGCTCTCAGCTGCTCAATCAGTCCTTCTGTTTTTATCAGGTTTATATCTTTAAAACTCTCAGTCAGTTCATCATATTCCTTAACAGTGAGTGAATGGCTTTCAACACCTATCATTCGCAAGCCCAATTCTTTTATTATTTTAAAAGAAATTGAAAAAGGCGAAAAACCGGCTTTTGTTTCAATAATTTCAAAACCTGAAGCTTCATCCTTTGCTTGCTCGGTATATCTGGAATCTGTAATAACATAATTTTTGTTTCCGGTAATTATTGTTAAACCTTCACCACTAAAACCACTTAAGTAATATTGATTTTCTGGCTTGCTTACAATAAATCCATCTATATTGTTTTTTATGAGTTTTTCTGCTAACTTTTTAACGCGAGTCAAAACACATATCCCCCCCTTTTTAATAAAAATCATTTATAATTCCATCGAAGATGCTACTTTGAGTATTTCCCCCGAAGTTTACAATTATTCTCTTATTCATATTATCATATTTCCTTTTTTTTGAATAGGTTTTAGTGCTCATATTTAATTTGGGACGGTAGGTAATAAAGATTAACTTTAATCGTAAGTTCCCATGGAAATTGCGATTTGACCGATGAATCAGTTGATGTATTTAATTTTAATCCTTCAATCTTTAAAATCCTCGAATAGTTTTCCATCTGGCCAATAAAACTCAAAAGTGAATCATAATTGCCTTTGATGATGATTTCAAAAGGAATAAAATTAACAGTAGTTTCTGCAATATTTTCTGTCATTGTGCTCTGAGAATAAATTGAAACTATGGTACTTCCTTTATCATCAGCCCAATTCTCCATATCTACTAAAAATCCCGATACATCTTTGTCTTTTGGTACTTTTTGGATAATATCATTAGACTTAACCGCTGTTGCTTTGTAATTATTATGGTTTTCGTAAAGCCGTTTATAAGTTATTTTAGCATTTGATACTTCCAGTAATTGTTTCCTTAAATTACTAAGCTCAATTACTCTAGGATAAAATATAAAATACAAACCGTAGAATATTAAACAAACAATAAAAGCAATTACTAATTTATGTTCTCGTTTTGTAAGAGGTCTATTTAAAATTGACCGTCGTACTTTCAATTCTTCATCAATCCTCTGTTAGTTCCGCTACTATTTCAAAATAATAACTATGACCAGATTTATTTTCATCTTCTTTATACAGAACAAATCCCAGTGACACATCGAATATATTATCAATACTCTTTATGTCTTCCAAAATTTCAGCCACATATTTATTGTAGGGAGCATAACCATTTATTATTAAGCAATTACAATCATCTATTTTAAAAGAAATTATAGTTATTTCCTTTGGCATCAAAGATATCACTTTACTTAAGATTTGTGAGTAATTAATTCTGTTTCTCACCAAAGTCTCGTATATATTTTGTCTTTTCTCACAATCATCCAACATTAATTCAAAGCTATCCCAAGCCTGCATATGGGTTCTTATGTCAACTATATCTTGGTGGGTAGTTTCAATTTCGTTTTTGAGAAAAATCTTAGAACTATTTATGAACATCAGAATACAGATTAATGATACTAAAAAAATAATTACAATCAAGATTAAAAATAGATGATGTTTCTTTTTTGCTTGACTAATCAATACTTCTGTTGGAAGAAGATTTAACTTATGCACGTTCTTAACCTCTTAATGCAAATCCAATGGCACTAATATAATCAACATAGTCGCCATTTGACTTAATATTTTCATTTACAAAATCAAGCTTAATTTCTCTACCGGTATAAACTTCGATATGAAAATAACTTCTAAAAATATCTTTACAGTAATGCGATTCTCCAGCCTTCCCTATTAACATAATTTCATTTATTCGGCAACCTTTGCTTTGCAAAGAATAAAATTCAAATGTTCTTGAAATCTCTAAAATAATGTTTTGATATGGCAATGGTAAAAAATCAAAACCTGTTTTGATGTTATTAAACCAGCTACTATCAGTTTTAATAATTTTGCATAGTTCATCATCAATTTTATTGATATCGAAAAAATCTAGGCATCTGTTGAAAACAATTTTACCATTGTCTACCATGGTTATTTCACTATGGCTTGAATTCAAGTCTATAATTGCTGTTACGCCATGTTTTTTTTGAGTTTCTAAAACACGTGCATTAGCAAGAGGATATACATCTAATGCTTTTAAGGGGAGCCCTGCATCGACGGCAATTTTTGCATAATCCATAGCTATGTCTTTAGACGCCGCAGCTAATAGAATATGATATGTGTTATTTCGATTATCAAGCAACTCATAGTCGCTTATAAATTCGCCATTAAACATCGCAGAAAATTCCTGAATTTCCCAAAAAATGGCTTCATATAGTTCCCTTCCTTTTAATAGGGGAAACCGTACATTCCTGAATATTAAATGCTTGCTAGAAATTCCAATTACTGCACTCTTAGAAGGAAAAATCTTATTTATTTTTGCAAAGCATTGACATATTGCATCTTTTTCTTCCGGTCTGTCAAATGCTATCTTACCTATAGGATTTTCTATTTTATATAGACTTTTTATAGTTTTTGTATTTCTTTTCTTTGCTAAATGTGCCACTTTAATACTATCTACACCTAAATCAATGCCTATACATAATGGTTCAAACAGCATTTTAGTCCTCAAATATACTATGGTGTGGATTTTTTGAAACAATTTCCATAGCCTTTAGTAATTGGATAATAACATCTGTTCGATATTGCCTGCTTAAAAGATCAGTTTTTGCATAAACTTCACCTTTTCTTGTTACAATGTATTTTGGAGGCAGATTATTTAAAGCGATGGCCATCATGTCTAAACGACAAAGTTCGCATTTACACACATCCCTATCTCTTGTAAGTTCATCTAGTAATAAAGCCACTACATCTTCCATATAGTTTTTCAGTTTCAATTCATCTTTCTTCATTCCTATACCCCTCATTCCAAAAATCGTTATATTTCTTTTAATTTACCCACAATCCAAAAGGTGTTGCTTTTGTTTTTATTATAATATCATCGCCTTCTTTTCCCTGTGCGGCTAAGAAGATTTCTATATACTGTTTATCTTTAGGCTGCTTAAATTTTAACTGACTTAATTCGGCTATTGGATTTATACCATTGTTTTTTTCCCTGTAAAGCACCCCATTTTTAAAATAGTATATAATCGTTTCACCATCACCGGCTACAGTTTTTATGCTATTTTCAGACATCACCTCAACGCTTCTAGCCTGCTTGATGGAAGTGGAAAGCCATAGAAAAGCTTGTCTTGCATTTTGCTGAACAAAAATCTTACTATTCTCATATTCATAAGTTTTTTGTCCGGCACTGTAAATAGTAAATGATGTAGTCATAATTAAGCTTAAAAGTCCTAATGCAAGGATCAATTCAATGAGTGTAAACCCATTTGTATGTTTAGTATTTACCTCGATATGTAGCAAGATTAATCTCTCCGTTTTTTCCTTTAACTTTAACAGTAATTTTTAACAGATTTTCTTTTTTTATTTGCACTTTTACACTCCGTTGGAAGTGATGATTATTAAATTCTATTCGATCTTCTTGTTCTCCAAGCTTAGCCATTATTTTGTTAAACGAATCGCCCTTTAGCTCTTCAATTGTATCTTGGGCCAAGGCAGTAGCAGCCATCATTTCTTTGACATTTAAATTTGAATATACGCTCTCAGATAAAAGAGCACATATAGGAACTGTAATTAAAGCTAATATGGTTACAGCAATAATAATTTCAATAAGAGTTGAACCCTTTTCAGACATAGTATGTCATCACCTCTTCGGAGGTACTTTTGAAACTCTTACCCGGCCAGTCGCTACTGAAACAATCACATATAGTGTATTATCATCACCATTTACAATTGCTATAGTGCCTCCTTGATTTGGGGCTCCCGAGGGACTAAACGACAAAGTCTTATTAACCTCAGAATAAGTTGTCCAATCAAAAAATACGCCAGAAGGTAATTTTATAAGCTTGCCACGCCCAAAAGAAAGCATTTGATAACTATTTTTCTGGTTCAAATCGAATACTATTTTATAAGTAATACCCTCTGAGATAGATTTTTGCTGAGTCAAACGTATATTCTGGGCAAGTTCATAAGCAGCCACCTCTAATTTATACTTTGTCATAGTCTTTTTAAAATCAGGAAGTGCTATTGTAGATAATAAACCTAACAATGCTATTACCATGATAACTTCAATAAGGGTATAACCATTGCGATTTATGTTTTTTTGTATGTTCACCTTTGAGTTGAAATTTCTCATAATATTTTAATACTAGTTTATTCTCCTTACTAAAATAAATTGTAAATGTCAAACATTGGAATAACTACAGAAATTACAATAAAGGATATTATAAGTGTTAGCACTATTATTATGACCGGTTCAATAAACAAAATCAGTCTATCTTCGAGGATTTTCGCTTCGTTTTCATTAAATGAAGCGGCTTTATCAAGCATTTCTTCCAAAGCACCGGATTCTTCACCTATAGCTATAATTTCTACCATTATAGGAGAAAAAATTTTCTCAGACATAAGCTCTGATAAGTTCTTGCCCTGCTTTAGGCCCTCGTGAACTTTTATAAGCTCCATTTTTATAACCCGGTTTTTAACAGTATTACAGGAAACTTCCAGAGCTTTCAACATAGGAATTCCACTAGATGATAAGATAAATAATAGTTTAGCTATCTGAGATGAAATAGATTTTTTTATTAATTGGCCCATAAATGGAATTGAAAGCTTTAATTTGTCAATCTGATACATGATTTTTTCTGATTCTTTAAATTTTATCGTTCCTACGAATAAGAAAACAAATAACAATAAAACTATGATAAACAAATTTATCATATTCGAACCCAGCAACAGAAATATTTGGGTAATTTTGGGCAACTGTACTCCGGCTGAAGAAAATATATTCGCGTAAACAGGTAAAACTTTTGTGGTCAGAAAAACAACTACGAACAAAGATATAATACTTAATATACTGGGATATACCATAGAACTTTTAATTTTCTCATTTTGTTTTGCCATATCGGAATAATAAGCAGATAACATTTTTAAAATATCACTTAAGTTTCCCGATAATTCTCCTGCTTCAATCAGACAAATAAAAATTTCCGAAAATACATAGGGTTGATTTTTGCAGGCCTCAGCCAAGGAATCCCCACGCCTTATATGCAAATTTAGATTAAATATGATTTCACGTAACCGCTTATTTTCTGTTTGTTTTGCAATTGAAGTAAGACTTTCTAAAA comes from the Tepidanaerobacter acetatoxydans Re1 genome and includes:
- a CDS encoding CD1247 N-terminal domain-containing protein produces the protein MYDVRLKVSYVKGLVEGLEIEDNKIKKLMSEIVNVLDEMAEAINDLTITVEDTQEYVESIDEDLGELEEEFYNDDYEDYEDYEDDFDYDDDDDEFDFNYEDFIEIDCPNCHETVYIDEDFIDDGKAECPNCKAVIELNEIQNSND
- the efp gene encoding elongation factor P, with the translated sequence MISTNDLRTGVTVEIDGDVYMVVDFQHVKPGKGAAFVRTKIKNVKTGQVFERTFRAGEKLNRAIIERKNMQFLYSEGDVFYFMDTQTFEQIPLTKEQIGDSINYLKENMEVMVMFYEGISIGIEMPTFVELEVVQTEPGFKGDTATGGSKPATLETGAIVQVPLFINIGDIIRVDTRTGEYLSRV
- a CDS encoding M24 family metallopeptidase — encoded protein: MTRVKKLAEKLIKNNIDGFIVSKPENQYYLSGFSGEGLTIITGNKNYVITDSRYTEQAKDEASGFEIIETKAGFSPFSISFKIIKELGLRMIGVESHSLTVKEYDELTESFKDINLIKTEGLIEQLRAIKDMHEISLIKSAQKITDKAFEYILDFIKPGVSELELAAELEYFMKKSGSQGTAFHTILVSGSRTSLPHGIPSKRVLQAGDLVTIDFGARFSGYCSDMTRTVIIGKPSEKQLSIYNTVLGAQVKAIEHVKPGLTGKDIDGVARKFIQEEGFGDYFGHGLGHGVGLEIHEVPKLSPKGENKLLPGMIVTIEPGIYIENFGGVRIEDMLVITENGFENLTKSEKQLICL
- the pilO gene encoding type 4a pilus biogenesis protein PilO, with protein sequence MKVRRSILNRPLTKREHKLVIAFIVCLIFYGLYFIFYPRVIELSNLRKQLLEVSNAKITYKRLYENHNNYKATAVKSNDIIQKVPKDKDVSGFLVDMENWADDKGSTIVSIYSQSTMTENIAETTVNFIPFEIIIKGNYDSLLSFIGQMENYSRILKIEGLKLNTSTDSSVKSQFPWELTIKVNLYYLPSQIKYEH
- a CDS encoding PilN domain-containing protein → MHKLNLLPTEVLISQAKKKHHLFLILIVIIFLVSLICILMFINSSKIFLKNEIETTHQDIVDIRTHMQAWDSFELMLDDCEKRQNIYETLVRNRINYSQILSKVISLMPKEITIISFKIDDCNCLIINGYAPYNKYVAEILEDIKSIDNIFDVSLGFVLYKEDENKSGHSYYFEIVAELTED
- the pilM gene encoding type IV pilus biogenesis protein PilM, which encodes MLFEPLCIGIDLGVDSIKVAHLAKKRNTKTIKSLYKIENPIGKIAFDRPEEKDAICQCFAKINKIFPSKSAVIGISSKHLIFRNVRFPLLKGRELYEAIFWEIQEFSAMFNGEFISDYELLDNRNNTYHILLAAASKDIAMDYAKIAVDAGLPLKALDVYPLANARVLETQKKHGVTAIIDLNSSHSEITMVDNGKIVFNRCLDFFDINKIDDELCKIIKTDSSWFNNIKTGFDFLPLPYQNIILEISRTFEFYSLQSKGCRINEIMLIGKAGESHYCKDIFRSYFHIEVYTGREIKLDFVNENIKSNGDYVDYISAIGFALRG
- a CDS encoding late competence development ComFB family protein, whose product is MKKDELKLKNYMEDVVALLLDELTRDRDVCKCELCRLDMMAIALNNLPPKYIVTRKGEVYAKTDLLSRQYRTDVIIQLLKAMEIVSKNPHHSIFED
- a CDS encoding PilW family protein, yielding MLHIEVNTKHTNGFTLIELILALGLLSLIMTTSFTIYSAGQKTYEYENSKIFVQQNARQAFLWLSTSIKQARSVEVMSENSIKTVAGDGETIIYYFKNGVLYREKNNGINPIAELSQLKFKQPKDKQYIEIFLAAQGKEGDDIIIKTKATPFGLWVN
- a CDS encoding type II secretion system protein; protein product: MSEKGSTLIEIIIAVTILALITVPICALLSESVYSNLNVKEMMAATALAQDTIEELKGDSFNKIMAKLGEQEDRIEFNNHHFQRSVKVQIKKENLLKITVKVKGKNGEINLATYRGKY
- a CDS encoding prepilin-type N-terminal cleavage/methylation domain-containing protein, with product MRNFNSKVNIQKNINRNGYTLIEVIMVIALLGLLSTIALPDFKKTMTKYKLEVAAYELAQNIRLTQQKSISEGITYKIVFDLNQKNSYQMLSFGRGKLIKLPSGVFFDWTTYSEVNKTLSFSPSGAPNQGGTIAIVNGDDNTLYVIVSVATGRVRVSKVPPKR
- a CDS encoding type II secretion system F family protein — its product is MLTLFYYEGKNFIGEKINGVIESKNESLVAKKIKNQGYIPVRIKKINTNSFTYTVTAFFNKISFSDLSVFCRQLAVMLDAGVNILESLTSIAKQTENKRLREIIFNLNLHIRRGDSLAEACKNQPYVFSEIFICLIEAGELSGNLSDILKMLSAYYSDMAKQNEKIKSSMVYPSILSIISLFVVVFLTTKVLPVYANIFSSAGVQLPKITQIFLLLGSNMINLFIIVLLLFVFLFVGTIKFKESEKIMYQIDKLKLSIPFMGQLIKKSISSQIAKLLFILSSSGIPMLKALEVSCNTVKNRVIKMELIKVHEGLKQGKNLSELMSEKIFSPIMVEIIAIGEESGALEEMLDKAASFNENEAKILEDRLILFIEPVIIIVLTLIISFIVISVVIPMFDIYNLF